In one Arachis duranensis cultivar V14167 chromosome 9, aradu.V14167.gnm2.J7QH, whole genome shotgun sequence genomic region, the following are encoded:
- the LOC107464059 gene encoding protein CHUP1, chloroplastic-like has product MLPESAEFGSIITAGRISFKKDVEVPARSSEIASPSTAHGSCSERDDYHEQEIKQLSNVIRVLQERERTLELQLHEYCGIREQETAVMELQNRLKISNMETQMFNLKLETLQSENRRLEAQLADHAKALGELETSKAKVKMLKKKLRYEAEQNKEQIMNLKQKVSKLQDQESKLNREIQAKIGRLKELESETQVLREANMRLEMENSELASRLESTQMLAQAVLEDPEADVHRNENELLREKNESLVKEIEQLQHDRCSDVEELVYLRWINACLRHELRHYQPPAGKTVARDLSKSLSPTSEKKAKQLILEYANSIDGPGNLSCADSESSSQASYMTDSGELDELSPRLENPPVSKSKIYRKLMKLIRGKDKDKDKEKDIDRRRLSRATSREKSFKSLDGGTISPNFGLAGADGMRSEYATPGRNSLDLERTTSLKEEGDRRSRDSKEEDNESLQESSSVNEKSNNLVKYAGALKDSPGNANANAIANADPKRLIVHRRSATYSSF; this is encoded by the exons ATGTTACCTGAATCTGCAGAATTCGGATCCATCATCACTGCTGGAAGAATCTCTTTCAAGAAAGATGTGGAAGTTCCAGCAAGATCATCAGAAATTGCGTCTCCATCAACAGCGCATGGAAGCTGTTCCGAGAGGGATGATTATCACGAACAAGAGATCAAGCAACTGAGCAACGTGATCCGAGTCCTTCAAGAACGAGAAAGAACCCTAGAACTTCAATTGCACGAGTATTGCGGTATCAGAGAGCAAGAAACGGCGGTTATGGAGCTCCAGAACAGGTTGAAGATAAGTAACATGGAGACTCAGATGTTTAATTTGAAGCTCGAGACGTTGCAGTCGGAGAATCGGAGACTGGAGGCGCAGCTGGCGGATCATGCGAAAGCTCTCGGCGAGCTTGAGACGTCGAAGGCGAAGGtgaagatgttgaagaagaaattaaGGTATGAAGCTGAACAGAATAAGGAGCAGATCATGAACCTTAAGCAGAAAGTTTCCAAGTTGCAAGATCAAGAATCCAAGTTGAATCGCGAGATTCAAGCCAAAATTGGAAGGCTAAAGGAACTTGAATCTGAGACTCAAGTGTTGAGGGAAGCTAATATGCgattagaaatggaaaattcTGAATTAGCTTCCAGATTGGAATCTACTCAGATGCTTGCACAAGCTGTTCTAGAAGACCCTGAG GCAGATGTCCATAGAAACGAGAACGAGCTCCTTCGAGAGAAGAACGAGAGCTTGGTGAAGGAAATAGAGCAGTTACAACATGATAGATGTTCAGATGTGGAGGAACTAGTTTACTTGAGATGGATAAATGCATGCTTAAGGCATGAACTAAGGCACTACCAACCGCCGGCGGGAAAAACGGTGGCGCGTGACTTAAGCAAAAGCTTAAGTCCTACGTCAGAGAAGAAAGCCAAGCAGCTTATACTTGAGTATGCAAACAGCATTGATGGACCAGGGAACCTTTCTTGTGCTGATTCCGAGTCTTCTTCCCAGGCTTCTTATATGACGGACTCCGGCGAGCTTGACGAGTTATCGCCTCGTCTGGAAAACCCGCCGGTAAGCAAGTCAAAGATCTATCGGAAGCTAATGAAGCTTATTCGCGGTaaagataaagacaaagataaagaaaaagatatagacCGACGAAGGCTCAGCCGAGCCACGTCCAgagaaaaatcatttaaatCTCTAGATGGTGGCACTATTTCTCCGAACTTCGGCTTGGCTGGAGCCGACGGAATGAGAAGTGAGTATGCAACTCCGGGTAGAAATTCGCTGGACTTAGAAAGGACGACGAGTTTGAAGGAGGAAGGAGATAGGAGGAGTCGAGATTCCAAAGAGGAAGATAATGAGTCTTTACAAGAATCTTCATCAGTTAATGAGAAATCTAACAATTTGGTTAAATATGCTGGAGCTTTGAAAGATTCTCCTGGAAATGCAAATGCAAATGCCATTGCCAATGCCGATCCAAAAAGGCTCATTGTACATAGAAGATCGGCAACATATAGTTCATTTTAA
- the LOC107464060 gene encoding GDSL esterase/lipase APG yields MKNFVVVFFIYYVLLILAYSGYAQDTTTLVPAIMTFGDSVVDVGNNDYLPTIFKANYPPYGRDFVNHQATGRFCNGKLATDITAETLGFKSYAPAYLSPEASGKNLLIGANFASAASGYDENAAILNHAIPLSQQLEYFKEYQSKLAQVAGSAKSASIIKDALYLLSAGSSDFVQNYYVNPWINKAFTPDQYSSYLLDSFTSFIKGLYGLGARRIGVTSLPPLGCLPAARTLFGFHENGCVSRLNTDAQGFNKKINSAASNLQKQLPGLKIVVFDIYKPLLDLVQSPAKSGFVEARRGCCGTGTVETTILLCNPKSPGTCPNATQYVFWDSVHPSQAANQVLADSLLLQGISLIS; encoded by the exons atgaagaacTTTGTTGTtgtgttctttatttattatgtgtTGTTGATCTTGGCATATTCCGGATATGCGCAAGATACAACAACACTTGTTCCGGCAATCATGACGTTCGGAGACTCCGTCGTCGATGTCGGAAACAATGACTATCTCCCAACTATCTTTAAAGCAAATTACCCTCCTTATGGGAGGGACTTTGTTAATCACCAAGCTACAGGGAGGTTTTGTAATGGCAAACTAGCTACTGATATTACTG CTGAAACACTAGGATTCAAGAGCTATGCACCAGCATATCTGAGTCCAGAGGCATCAGGGAAGAACCTCTTAATTGGTGCAAACTTTGCTTCAGCTGCATCTGGTTATGATGAAAATGCTGCTATTTTGAAT CATGCAATTCCATTGTCACAACAATTAGAATATTTCAAGGAATATCAAAGCAAACTGGCACAGGTGGCTGGAAGTGCCAAATCAGCTTCAATAATCAAGGatgcattgtatttattgaGTGCTGGAAGTAGTGATTTTGTACAAAATTACTATGTTAACCCTTGGATCAACAAGGCCTTCACTCCTGACCAATATTCATCTTACCTTCTGGATTCATTCACAAGCTTCATTAAG GGGTTGTATGGATTGGGAGCAAGGAGAATTGGAGTGACATCACTGCCACCATTGGGTTGTTTACCAGCAGCAAGAACTTTATTCGGTTTCCATGAGAATGGATGTGTGTCAAGACTCAACACAGATGCTCAAGGATTCAACAAGAAGATTAACTCAGCTGCTTCAAACCTTCAAAAACAACTTCCTGGCCTTAAGATTGTTGTCTTTGATATTTACAAGCCTCTACTTGACCTTGTTCAGTCCCCTGCAAAATCTG GTTTTGTGGAGGCAAGGAGAGGTTGCTGTGGAACAGGGACAGTGGAGACAACAATCCTGTTGTGCAATCCAAAATCACCAGGAACTTGTCCTAATGCAACCCAATATGTCTTTTGGGACAGTGTCCATCCTTCACAAGCTGCTAACCAAGTTCTTGCTGATTCTTTGCTTCTACAGGGCATTTCTCTTATCTCATAA
- the LOC107464085 gene encoding uncharacterized protein LOC107464085 isoform X2 has product MQIQMASVPFFSRFHLLPSNQSSFPHSTFHLHLHNPQHPFITNANPSSSDHKAQDFATNPVQGIGGSPKKKKAKEKVHWVCSNCGYSAGQWWGVCRSCGEAGTMKEFHETKGSDNKVSGFAVMDGAVGSWLPHQEETQLRPLRLAEVNRGLDQLHWRIPLNGPCGNEVSRVLGGGLVPGSLTLVGGDPGVGKSTLLLQIAAMITEECNDSEASPVVYVSGEESVEQIGNRADRLGITEDIYLYSSNDIEDILKKVQYLSPRALVIDSIQTVYLKGIMGSPGGIMQVKECTSTLLRFAKTTNIPVLLIGHVTKSGDIAGPRVLEHIVDVVLYMEGEKYSTHRMLRAVKNRFGSTDELGVFEMSHSGLQAVSNASEMFLSEQHLDSEILAGLAVAVIMDGSRTFLIEIQALCLSGSTGSRQVNGIHANRADMIISVLIKQAGLRLQENAVFLNVVSGLTLTETAGDLAIAAAICSSFLEVPIPNDIAFIGEIGLGGELRMVPRMEKRVYTVAKLGYRMCIVPKTAEKTLGNEGLEKMTLVGCRNLKEVIYTVFPKITGSSHGNSH; this is encoded by the exons ATGCAAATCCAAATGGCTTCCGTGCCCTTCTTCTCTCGTTTCCATTTGCTTCCTTCAAACCAATCATCATTTCCACATTCAACCTTTCACCTTCACCTTCACAACCCACAACACCCATTCATCACCAATGCAAACCCCTCTTCTTCTGATCACAAAGCTCAAGACTTTGCCACAAACCCAGTCCAGGGAATCGGTGGCTctccgaagaagaagaaggccaAGGAGAAGGTTCACTGGGTTTGCAGCAATTGCGGCTACAGTGCAGGGCAATGGTGGGGTGTGTGTAGATCATGTGGTGAAGCTGGAACCATGAAAGAGTTTCATGAAACCAAAGGAAGTGACAACAAGGTGAGTGGTTTTGCTGTTATGGATGGTGCTGTTGGGTCATGGCTACCTCACCAGGAAGAAACTCAGTTGCGTCCATTGAGATTGGCTGAGGTCAATAGAGGTCTTGATCAGCTTCATTGGAGGATTCCATT AAACGGTCCTTGTGGAAATGAAGTTTCTAGAGTGCTTGGTGGAGGCCTTGTACCAG GCTCTTTGACTTTAGTTGGTGGCGATCCTGGAGTCGGGAAAAGTACTCTGCTGCTGCAG ATTGCTGCAATGATCACAGAAGAGTGCAATGATAGCGAAGCATCTCCAGTTGTGTACGTCTCTGGTGAAGAG AGTGTTGAGCAAATAGGCAATAGGGCGGATCGCCTTGGCATTACAGAAGACATTTATTTATATTCAAGTAATGATATTGAG GATATATTGAAAAAAGTTCAGTATCTCTCCCCTCGGGCTCTGGTTATTGATTCAATACAAACTGTTTATTTGAAAGGAATAATGGGAAGTCCTGGAGGGATTATGCAG GTGAAAGAATGCACTTCAACTTTGCTGCGATTTGCAAAGACAACAAACATCCCCGTTCTTTTG aTTGGCCATGTGACTAAATCTGGAGACATAGCTGGACCTCGTGTCTTGGAGCATATTGTAGACGTTGTTCTGTATATGGAA GGGGAGAAGTACTCCACCCATCGTATGCTTCGAGCTGTGAAAAATCGATTTGGATCCACTGATGAG CTTGGAGTTTTTGAGATGTCACATTCAGGACTTCAGGCTGTTTCAAATGCGAGTGAAATGTTTCTCAGTGAGCAACATTTAGATTCGGAAATATTAGCGGGGCTAGCTGTTGCTGTGATAATGGATGGCTCCCGAACATTCCTTATTGAAATTCAG GCACTTTGTCTTTCTGGCTCAACTGGTTCAAGGCAAGTTAATGGGATCCATGCAAATAGAGCTGATATGATCATATCT GTTCTTATAAAGCAAGCAGGTCTTCGCCTACAAGAAAAT GCTGTGTTTTTGAATGTTGTTAGTGGGTTGACACTTACTGAGACTGCAGGAGATCTTGCAATAGCAGCTGCGATTTGTAGCAG ttTCTTGGAGGTCCCAATACCAAATGACATTGCATTCATCGGTGAAATTGGACTTGGTGGCGAGCTTCGCATG gTTCCTAGAATGGAGAAAAGGGTATACACGGTAGCCAAATTGGGTTACAGAATGTGCATAGTGCCAAAAACAGCTGAAAAAACTTTAGGAAATGAAGGTCTAGAAAAGATGACACTTGTGGGTTGCAGGAATCTGAAAGAAGTTATTTACACAGTCTTTCCCAAG ATCACAGGTTCAAGCCATGGAAACAGCCACTAA
- the LOC107464085 gene encoding uncharacterized protein LOC107464085 isoform X1, which translates to MQIQMASVPFFSRFHLLPSNQSSFPHSTFHLHLHNPQHPFITNANPSSSDHKAQDFATNPVQGIGGSPKKKKAKEKVHWVCSNCGYSAGQWWGVCRSCGEAGTMKEFHETKGSDNKVSGFAVMDGAVGSWLPHQEETQLRPLRLAEVNRGLDQLHWRIPLNGPCGNEVSRVLGGGLVPGSLTLVGGDPGVGKSTLLLQIAAMITEECNDSEASPVVYVSGEESVEQIGNRADRLGITEDIYLYSSNDIEDILKKVQYLSPRALVIDSIQTVYLKGIMGSPGGIMQVKECTSTLLRFAKTTNIPVLLIGHVTKSGDIAGPRVLEHIVDVVLYMEVGTLMYLSFVGEKYSTHRMLRAVKNRFGSTDELGVFEMSHSGLQAVSNASEMFLSEQHLDSEILAGLAVAVIMDGSRTFLIEIQALCLSGSTGSRQVNGIHANRADMIISVLIKQAGLRLQENAVFLNVVSGLTLTETAGDLAIAAAICSSFLEVPIPNDIAFIGEIGLGGELRMVPRMEKRVYTVAKLGYRMCIVPKTAEKTLGNEGLEKMTLVGCRNLKEVIYTVFPKITGSSHGNSH; encoded by the exons ATGCAAATCCAAATGGCTTCCGTGCCCTTCTTCTCTCGTTTCCATTTGCTTCCTTCAAACCAATCATCATTTCCACATTCAACCTTTCACCTTCACCTTCACAACCCACAACACCCATTCATCACCAATGCAAACCCCTCTTCTTCTGATCACAAAGCTCAAGACTTTGCCACAAACCCAGTCCAGGGAATCGGTGGCTctccgaagaagaagaaggccaAGGAGAAGGTTCACTGGGTTTGCAGCAATTGCGGCTACAGTGCAGGGCAATGGTGGGGTGTGTGTAGATCATGTGGTGAAGCTGGAACCATGAAAGAGTTTCATGAAACCAAAGGAAGTGACAACAAGGTGAGTGGTTTTGCTGTTATGGATGGTGCTGTTGGGTCATGGCTACCTCACCAGGAAGAAACTCAGTTGCGTCCATTGAGATTGGCTGAGGTCAATAGAGGTCTTGATCAGCTTCATTGGAGGATTCCATT AAACGGTCCTTGTGGAAATGAAGTTTCTAGAGTGCTTGGTGGAGGCCTTGTACCAG GCTCTTTGACTTTAGTTGGTGGCGATCCTGGAGTCGGGAAAAGTACTCTGCTGCTGCAG ATTGCTGCAATGATCACAGAAGAGTGCAATGATAGCGAAGCATCTCCAGTTGTGTACGTCTCTGGTGAAGAG AGTGTTGAGCAAATAGGCAATAGGGCGGATCGCCTTGGCATTACAGAAGACATTTATTTATATTCAAGTAATGATATTGAG GATATATTGAAAAAAGTTCAGTATCTCTCCCCTCGGGCTCTGGTTATTGATTCAATACAAACTGTTTATTTGAAAGGAATAATGGGAAGTCCTGGAGGGATTATGCAG GTGAAAGAATGCACTTCAACTTTGCTGCGATTTGCAAAGACAACAAACATCCCCGTTCTTTTG aTTGGCCATGTGACTAAATCTGGAGACATAGCTGGACCTCGTGTCTTGGAGCATATTGTAGACGTTGTTCTGTATATGGAAGTTGGTACCTTGATGTATCTTTCTTTCGTT GGGGAGAAGTACTCCACCCATCGTATGCTTCGAGCTGTGAAAAATCGATTTGGATCCACTGATGAG CTTGGAGTTTTTGAGATGTCACATTCAGGACTTCAGGCTGTTTCAAATGCGAGTGAAATGTTTCTCAGTGAGCAACATTTAGATTCGGAAATATTAGCGGGGCTAGCTGTTGCTGTGATAATGGATGGCTCCCGAACATTCCTTATTGAAATTCAG GCACTTTGTCTTTCTGGCTCAACTGGTTCAAGGCAAGTTAATGGGATCCATGCAAATAGAGCTGATATGATCATATCT GTTCTTATAAAGCAAGCAGGTCTTCGCCTACAAGAAAAT GCTGTGTTTTTGAATGTTGTTAGTGGGTTGACACTTACTGAGACTGCAGGAGATCTTGCAATAGCAGCTGCGATTTGTAGCAG ttTCTTGGAGGTCCCAATACCAAATGACATTGCATTCATCGGTGAAATTGGACTTGGTGGCGAGCTTCGCATG gTTCCTAGAATGGAGAAAAGGGTATACACGGTAGCCAAATTGGGTTACAGAATGTGCATAGTGCCAAAAACAGCTGAAAAAACTTTAGGAAATGAAGGTCTAGAAAAGATGACACTTGTGGGTTGCAGGAATCTGAAAGAAGTTATTTACACAGTCTTTCCCAAG ATCACAGGTTCAAGCCATGGAAACAGCCACTAA